GGACTCACCGATCGACGTGCGGGGTGTCCGTAACCTTCCGTGCGAAACCCGGCCTGGCAAGCGCGCGCCCACCGTGAAGATGTGTGAAAGCGACGAGGAGTATGTGCCGCTCAACGACGGCTACAACTGGAAAGGCGACCCCAATGCCACCCTGTCCGGTCAAGACATCCCGCAGCTGCCAGCTGGATCACCGCCGGCGGCAGTCGGTCCGCCCGGCCCGGCGCCGCCGCCGATCGCGGCGGCCGAGTACGACCCGGCCACCGGCACCTATATCGGATCCGACGGGCAGCAATACACACAATCAGACCTGACGCAATCCACACCGAAGGAGAAGACATGGCAAGCAATGCTGGTCCCGCCGGGGACGTGACCGCACCGGCTTGCCCAGGCGGCAGGCACCCAGCGGCTTCGTCGATTAACAGCCGCGGACGGAGAACGACATGCGGCTAGCGACTGATTCCGAACTGTCTCTCGGCGACGACGATCCCGAGGCTGAAGACAACACCCTCGAGCCGGACTCACTTGACACCCTCCAAACGGGGGCGGGCGATGAGAACGAGGCGCTTGAACGGCGGCCTAAAAAATCCGCGTCGGTGCTGCGGCACGCCCTGCTGTTCGGACTGGTCGTTATCGTCGCCCTGGGCGCGTTGGTAGGGTGGTGGGCGTTTCGCGTCCACCAAGCCCACCAATCGCAAATCCAGCGGAGCCGATTTCTGCAGGCCGCGAAGCAGAGCGCGCTGAATCTGACGACGATCGATTGGGAGCACGCCGAGGCCGACGTGCAGCGCATTCTCGATGGCGCGACGGGGCAATTCCACGACGACTTTGCCAAGCGGTCACAGCCATTCGTCGATACGGCCAAACAAGTCAGGGCGACGACAGTCGGCACGGTTGACGAGGCTGGGCTGGAATCAGCGTCGGGTGATGCAGCCCAGGTTCTGGTCGCCATGACCGTGAAGGTGTCGAACCTCGGTGCACCCGAGCAAATTCCGCGGAGATGGCGGATGCGCATCTTCGTGCAGAAGCTTGGCGATCAGGTCAAAATGTCTAACGTCGAGTTCGTACCATGAGGTGGCCGAAGTTCTGGCGCACCAAGCGCACCACCGATACCGACGCGGTGGACGACACACCTGCTGAACCGGCGCAAACAGAGGCTGTAGGGCGCGAGGACAACGACGCTTCCACAGAGGACGAGGGGCCAGAACTCCGACAAGGGGCCACAAGCGCGGCGTCCCGCGTTCGCTGGAGACAAGCGATCGCCTACGGGGTACTGCCCGGGCTGGCGCTGTTGCTCGCCGCAGGCGCGGGCTTTTTGAAGTGGCAGGACGGTTTGCTCCACAGTTCTCGCGCAGCCAGCGCGGAATCCGTGCAGGCTGCTACCGATGGCACCGTTGCGCTGCTATCCTACCGGCCCGACACTGTGGACAAGGATCTAGAAGCCGCCCGAGGGCGACTCACCGGGACCTTCCTAAACGCCTACACATCACTGACCCACGACGTGGTGATCCCGGGGTCAAAACAGAAGCAGATCTCTGCGGTGGCCACCGTCCCGGCCGCCGCATCGATCGAGGCGACTGATACCCACGCTGTTGTGCTGTTATTCGTGAACCAGACCATCATCATCGGCCAGGACGCACCCACCAACACGGCCTCGACAGTTCGGGTCACCCTTGACAGGGTCCACGGTCGTTGGCTGATCGCTGGGTTCGACCCCGTTTGAGGCCACGAAGATGCTGCGCCGATCCTTACTCCTCAGCGTTAAGAGCAGACTGCTCGTGGGCCCGGTTTGGGCCTGCGCGGGCGTATGCGCTTTTGGCACCATGGCACTCACGCCTCCCAGCGCACATGCCGACGCGGTGGCCTATCTGGTCAACGTCACGGTGCGGCCCGGCTACAACTTCGCCGACGCTGACGACGCGTTGAGCTATGGACACGGTGTCTGCGGCAAGGTGTTGCATGGGCGGAGCTATGCACAGCTCGTGGGCGACGTGAAAGCTGACTTTGACACTTCCGACGAGTACCAGGCCTCGTATCTGATCAGTCAGGCGGTCAACGAACTCTGTCCCGCGCTGATCTGGCAGTTGCGCAACTCGGCAGCTGGATACCGGCCACCACCCGGCGGCGGCTGACAATGAGTCTGGTCGGGAACTGGAGGAGCCAATGATCACTGACGGTAGCGCCCACGGCCTAAGCTTCGACGGTATCCCGGTCGGCTGCCTGTCCCCTGATGTCCGTGGTCAGATGGTGGCTAGTCCAGTTCTCGCCACCGCAACCCGTCCATGCGGTTCTGCCTCGCACAGGTTACCGACGCAGTTCGCCGCCGGTACTCGGTTTACCCCGCCGCGGCTTGTCGACGGCCTGCGCGATCACCCTTCGATTGCGGCTGCTGCGGCTCATCAACCCGCAGTGGTCGGTCCTCCGGTGAGCGGACGCAGAGAGCCCGAAACTGCGCTCGTGGTTGGTCCGCTTGCCGGAGAAAAACGCCAGCACCAATTCGGCGACCACTGCCATCAACCGGTCGTGCTTAATCGCCGAAAAGGGTTCGGCTATATACGTTTCCAACCTCAACCGCCTGCCCCTGAGGCTCTCATCGACGAGAATATGCAGAGGGGCCCGCGCCAAAGGCTTGCGGCGAAACGCGAAAGCACACGACAGGACGGTTGGGCCGCTCTTCGCCGCAACGAATCCGCTCCGGGCGACCGGCGGTACGCTCATCGCCAACGCCCACCTGCCTGCGCTCTGCTGCTCTGCTCCTCATCTAATCTAAATCGTTGCGCTTCAATGTCGCTGCGCAATCCGCCGGCCGGGGAAGGGCCTCCCCGGTTGCAGCCACCACCACGAGTCGACAGTCTTGAGCCCTTTCCGCTGAGAACTCTTTCACCGCTACGCTTCCCGGATC
This genomic window from Mycobacterium saskatchewanense contains:
- a CDS encoding DUF732 domain-containing protein, with translation MLRRSLLLSVKSRLLVGPVWACAGVCAFGTMALTPPSAHADAVAYLVNVTVRPGYNFADADDALSYGHGVCGKVLHGRSYAQLVGDVKADFDTSDEYQASYLISQAVNELCPALIWQLRNSAAGYRPPPGGG